One Methanobacterium sp. genomic region harbors:
- a CDS encoding glycosyltransferase family 2 protein, with translation MDTKISVIIPNFNGRQFIKTCLDSIKRQNYSFYEVIIIDNASSDESVRYIHENYPEFTLIQNKENLGFAAAVNQGIRSSSSDYVFLLNNDVELELNSISNLLKCVEKDENIFAASSKMIQYADRSKMDDAGDEYTVLGWTRKVGDGKSPDLYVTERETFSACAGAALYRRSILDELGCFDENFFAYMEDVDISYRARIQGYKCVYCPEAVVYHFGSGTSGSKYNEFKIRLAARNNIYVPYKNMPWPQLIINGIFLLAGYFIKYIFFFKKGYGSTYLSGLKEGFNSLGKLEKTKYENKNIINYLKIEWFLIKNTVKFIFF, from the coding sequence ATGGATACAAAAATTTCAGTAATTATACCTAATTTTAATGGGAGGCAGTTCATTAAAACGTGTCTTGATTCGATTAAAAGACAAAATTACTCCTTTTATGAGGTAATAATCATAGATAACGCGTCATCTGATGAAAGTGTAAGGTATATTCATGAAAATTATCCTGAATTCACTTTAATACAAAACAAAGAAAATTTGGGCTTCGCAGCTGCAGTTAATCAGGGAATTAGAAGTTCATCTTCAGATTATGTGTTTCTTTTAAATAATGATGTGGAACTAGAGCTAAATTCCATTTCAAATCTTCTAAAATGTGTTGAAAAAGATGAAAATATCTTTGCAGCCTCTTCCAAGATGATTCAATATGCAGATAGAAGCAAAATGGACGATGCTGGAGATGAATACACTGTTTTAGGCTGGACCCGGAAAGTAGGTGATGGAAAATCTCCAGATCTATATGTCACAGAAAGAGAAACTTTCAGTGCCTGCGCTGGAGCTGCTCTTTATAGAAGAAGCATTTTAGATGAACTGGGATGCTTTGATGAAAATTTCTTTGCATATATGGAAGATGTGGATATCAGCTATAGAGCAAGAATTCAAGGGTATAAATGTGTATATTGTCCTGAGGCTGTTGTCTACCATTTTGGCAGTGGAACCAGCGGTAGTAAGTATAATGAGTTTAAAATCAGATTAGCTGCGAGGAATAATATTTATGTTCCATATAAAAATATGCCATGGCCTCAACTAATAATAAACGGTATTTTTTTACTTGCAGGCTACTTCATAAAGTACATATTTTTCTTTAAAAAAGGATATGGCAGTACCTATTTAAGTGGTCTAAAAGAGGGATTTAATTCTTTAGGGAAACTTGAAAAAACGAAATATGAAAATAAAAATATTATCAATTATTTAAAGATAGAATGGTTTTTAATTAAAAATACTGTTAAATTCATTTTTTTTTAA
- a CDS encoding glycosyltransferase family 2 protein, with the protein MDLSIIIVNYRTYDLTKQTIESVINKKHPFSYEIYVVDNASADGSLENLKKDFFRESETGLIKFIANEENKGFAHANNLALNQISSKYVLLLNSDTIVVDDCIEKCIEYMENDNALGAVGCKVVLPDGTLDKACRRSFPDFNVSFYRMTGLSHIFPKSERFGRYNLTYLDENETYEVDCLVGAFMMLRSAAIRQVGLLDETFFMYGEDIDWCYRIKAAGWKIVYYSDAEIIHYKGASSKQKNKLIYEFYRAMYIFYNKHYKDEYSRIITAITYAGIWGMYGLKLSLNTLKINYGMIMPNKTPKEPVSQLSK; encoded by the coding sequence ATGGACTTATCTATAATAATAGTGAACTATCGTACATATGATTTAACAAAACAAACCATAGAATCTGTAATCAACAAAAAACACCCTTTCAGTTATGAAATATATGTGGTGGACAATGCATCAGCTGACGGCAGTCTCGAAAATCTAAAAAAAGATTTTTTCAGAGAATCAGAAACTGGTCTAATTAAATTTATTGCAAATGAAGAAAATAAAGGCTTTGCCCACGCAAACAATTTGGCCCTGAATCAAATATCTTCTAAATATGTACTGTTACTTAATTCTGATACCATAGTTGTTGACGACTGCATTGAAAAATGCATAGAATACATGGAAAATGATAATGCATTAGGTGCAGTAGGATGTAAAGTTGTTCTACCAGACGGCACGTTGGATAAAGCATGTAGAAGAAGTTTTCCCGATTTCAATGTTTCATTTTATCGAATGACTGGATTGTCACACATTTTTCCAAAAAGTGAACGTTTTGGAAGGTATAACCTCACATATCTTGATGAAAATGAAACTTATGAAGTTGATTGTTTAGTTGGAGCTTTCATGATGCTAAGATCTGCTGCTATCCGTCAAGTAGGGCTTCTAGATGAAACATTTTTCATGTATGGGGAAGATATTGACTGGTGCTATAGAATTAAAGCAGCTGGCTGGAAAATAGTGTATTACAGTGATGCTGAAATAATCCATTACAAGGGAGCAAGCAGTAAACAAAAAAATAAGCTCATATATGAGTTTTACAGGGCAATGTATATATTTTACAACAAACACTACAAAGATGAGTATTCTAGAATTATAACCGCAATTACATATGCAGGAATATGGGGAATGTATGGATTAAAACTATCTTTAAACACATTAAAAATTAACTATGGCATGATTATGCCTAATAAAACTCCAAAAGAACCTGTTTCGCAACTATCTAAATAA
- a CDS encoding undecaprenyl-phosphate glucose phosphotransferase, which translates to MIRQNQRFFNLALVIIDIIVIAFSLVCAWFVRFQSNLFIHESNLGFGYYMLSLLVIIPLYILLYSVFGLYTPQRTKSVRSLPVNIIKANVMGLLMLVTFLFIIEQIDYSRYLLALFAVFSTVFSSIERIIFRQSLRFIRSKGFNIKYILMIGGGVLGEQVATKLNQREYLGYNIIGFLDDNIENGHKIANSQVIGNIDDLCDVILTNQIDKVIITISPRHSALLESIIDLCERYGVKAEIVPDYYRYFPAKHYIDMIDDIPIIDVRYVPLDSSFKKIVKRISDLLFAIIGIILLSPVLILTAFIIKLSSPGPIIFKQERIGFNRRKFVMYKFRSMKIQEGEAEKHQWTVKDDPRTTKFGSFIRKTSIDELPQLFNILKGDMSLIGPRPERPYFVEKFREEVPDYMIKHHVRPGMSGWAQVHGWRGNTSIKKRIEFDIYYVENWTLILDVKIFLMTLIQGFVNKNAY; encoded by the coding sequence ATGATCAGGCAAAATCAAAGATTTTTTAATCTGGCTCTAGTAATTATAGACATAATAGTAATCGCATTTTCACTCGTATGCGCATGGTTTGTCCGTTTTCAGAGTAATTTATTTATTCATGAGTCTAATTTAGGTTTTGGGTACTATATGTTATCCCTTTTAGTGATTATACCATTATATATTTTATTATATTCTGTTTTTGGTTTATATACTCCTCAAAGGACTAAAAGCGTTAGATCATTGCCTGTAAATATCATTAAAGCAAATGTTATGGGATTATTAATGCTTGTAACGTTCCTTTTTATAATTGAACAAATTGATTACTCCAGGTATTTACTTGCATTATTTGCCGTATTCAGTACCGTATTTTCCAGTATTGAAAGAATCATATTCAGACAATCACTTCGATTTATACGCAGCAAGGGTTTTAATATTAAATATATCCTAATGATAGGGGGAGGAGTACTAGGTGAACAGGTTGCAACTAAACTCAATCAGCGTGAATATCTAGGATATAATATAATTGGATTCTTAGATGATAATATTGAAAATGGACATAAAATTGCAAATTCTCAAGTAATAGGAAACATTGATGACTTATGTGATGTTATTTTAACAAATCAGATAGATAAGGTAATTATAACAATATCTCCAAGACATTCTGCTCTATTAGAATCTATAATAGATTTATGCGAAAGGTATGGTGTAAAAGCAGAAATTGTACCTGACTATTATAGATACTTCCCTGCAAAACACTATATCGATATGATAGATGACATTCCAATTATAGACGTTAGATACGTTCCTTTGGATAGTTCGTTTAAAAAAATCGTTAAAAGAATTTCAGATCTTCTATTTGCTATAATCGGCATTATCCTTCTTTCGCCTGTCCTGATTTTAACTGCCTTTATAATAAAATTAAGTTCTCCAGGACCAATTATATTTAAACAGGAAAGGATAGGGTTTAACAGGAGAAAATTTGTGATGTATAAATTTCGCAGTATGAAAATTCAGGAGGGAGAAGCAGAAAAACATCAATGGACAGTTAAAGATGACCCCCGTACCACTAAATTTGGTTCATTTATCCGGAAAACAAGTATTGATGAACTTCCACAGCTTTTTAATATATTAAAGGGAGATATGAGTTTAATAGGCCCTAGGCCTGAGCGCCCTTATTTTGTAGAAAAGTTCCGTGAGGAAGTTCCAGATTACATGATTAAACATCATGTACGTCCTGGGATGAGTGGTTGGGCTCAAGTACATGGGTGGAGAGGAAATACTTCCATCAAAAAGAGGATAGAATTTGATATCTATTATGTGGAAAACTGGACTTTAATTTTAGATGTAAAGATATTTTTAATGACTTTAATCCAGGGTTTTGTTAATAAGAATGCTTATTGA
- a CDS encoding DUF4012 domain-containing protein — MSLKDMSWKKRIAIIILVIFIAGILFVAYEYETTTSDENVLQGDHNILILCADPSEKRPGIGAVDMAFVVHTHDGNIENVTPIYPGGMAHPTASPPEYLKETQGVNKLYLHDSLWDANVETGTKLAQEIVQYHTGYKTDVVVVVTPDAIDALINAIGPIYVNGTDVTGSSIAFVRNEQYNESMSRGEAVKSVMNPMMNAIKDKSKFSAFLQAATAQYALGNIVVVPRDAFVKISIAYGFKSLL, encoded by the coding sequence ATGTCATTGAAAGATATGTCATGGAAAAAGAGAATTGCTATCATAATTCTAGTCATTTTCATTGCAGGCATTTTATTTGTAGCTTATGAATATGAAACTACAACTTCGGATGAAAATGTACTGCAAGGAGACCATAACATACTTATTCTCTGTGCAGATCCTTCAGAAAAGAGGCCAGGTATTGGGGCTGTAGATATGGCTTTTGTAGTCCATACACATGATGGAAATATTGAAAATGTAACACCAATATATCCTGGTGGTATGGCTCATCCAACTGCTTCACCTCCTGAGTATCTAAAAGAAACGCAGGGTGTAAATAAACTTTATCTCCATGATTCCCTATGGGATGCTAATGTAGAAACTGGAACTAAGCTAGCTCAAGAGATTGTTCAATACCATACTGGCTATAAAACGGATGTTGTTGTAGTGGTAACTCCTGATGCTATAGATGCATTGATAAATGCTATTGGGCCAATATATGTTAATGGCACAGATGTTACTGGTAGTTCTATAGCTTTCGTACGAAATGAACAGTATAATGAAAGTATGAGTAGGGGCGAAGCTGTAAAATCGGTTATGAATCCTATGATGAATGCTATAAAGGATAAAAGCAAATTTTCTGCATTTTTACAGGCAGCTACCGCCCAATATGCCTTGGGAAACATAGTAGTTGTGCCAAGGGATGCATTTGTAAAGATATCTATTGCATATGGGTTTAAATCTTTACTTTAA
- the hemL gene encoding glutamate-1-semialdehyde 2,1-aminomutase yields the protein MKSEELFKEAQNYLPGGVNSPVRAYKPYPFFAKEAKGSKIIDVDGNSYIDYCLAYGPLVLGHANEKIIGKVAEQLKIGSAYGVPTENEIKLAKLVIKKVPCAEMVRFVNSGTEATMSAIRLARAATSKKKIIKFEGSYHGAHDYVLVKSGSGAAGLPDSPGVPEDTTKNTVLIPFNDKEAVVDLIEREKNDIAAIIVEPIMGNVGFIPPKEDYLKFLREMTGQNNIILIFDEVITGFRIAEGGAQEYFGVTPDLVTFGKILGGGFPIGALAGKKEIMEMIAPAGTVYQAGTFNGNPVSITAGLAMLNQLNDNFYAESKRKGKMIRTGIQDILSDNNLNFKISGLSSMFQLYFTDKEVYDYISAKSADTEKFNQYFQTLLKNGVFIPPSQFECCFISSMHDNEDIQKTLEAVEKAIKV from the coding sequence ATGAAATCTGAAGAATTATTCAAAGAAGCCCAAAATTATCTCCCAGGAGGAGTAAATTCTCCTGTTAGAGCTTATAAACCATATCCATTCTTTGCAAAAGAAGCAAAAGGTTCAAAAATAATAGATGTTGATGGAAATTCATATATAGATTACTGCCTCGCATATGGGCCTCTCGTTTTAGGTCATGCCAACGAAAAAATAATTGGCAAAGTTGCAGAACAGCTTAAAATTGGTTCAGCATATGGTGTTCCTACAGAAAATGAAATTAAGCTTGCAAAACTTGTAATTAAAAAAGTACCATGTGCCGAAATGGTTCGGTTTGTAAATTCAGGTACAGAAGCAACAATGAGCGCAATAAGACTCGCAAGAGCAGCTACCAGTAAAAAAAAGATCATTAAATTTGAAGGATCTTATCATGGAGCACATGATTACGTTCTCGTTAAATCAGGTTCTGGAGCTGCTGGATTACCAGATTCGCCAGGTGTGCCAGAAGATACAACAAAAAATACAGTTCTAATACCTTTTAACGATAAAGAAGCTGTGGTAGATTTAATAGAAAGAGAAAAAAATGACATTGCAGCCATAATTGTAGAACCTATAATGGGAAATGTGGGTTTTATTCCCCCAAAAGAAGACTATTTAAAATTTTTACGTGAAATGACAGGCCAAAATAATATTATCTTAATATTTGATGAAGTTATCACTGGTTTTAGGATAGCTGAAGGTGGAGCTCAAGAATATTTTGGTGTAACTCCAGATCTTGTAACTTTCGGTAAAATTCTTGGTGGAGGATTCCCTATCGGTGCTTTAGCAGGTAAAAAAGAGATTATGGAAATGATAGCTCCAGCGGGCACTGTTTATCAGGCAGGGACATTTAATGGAAATCCAGTGTCAATTACTGCAGGACTTGCAATGTTAAACCAGCTTAATGATAATTTTTATGCAGAATCAAAAAGAAAAGGAAAGATGATAAGAACTGGAATTCAAGATATACTCTCTGATAATAATTTGAACTTTAAAATATCTGGTTTAAGCTCCATGTTCCAGTTATACTTTACAGATAAAGAAGTATATGATTATATCAGTGCTAAATCTGCAGATACTGAAAAGTTCAACCAGTATTTCCAGACTTTACTTAAAAATGGAGTTTTCATTCCACCATCACAGTTTGAATGCTGTTTCATATCATCCATGCATGATAATGAAGATATTCAAAAAACACTGGAAGCTGTAGAAAAAGCAATAAAAGTTTAA
- a CDS encoding cobalt-precorrin-8 methylmutase — MGNDSIFMGASTKQGYDIASKSREIVRSLIADKIKDLSPAEQRIVERIVHSTADPEYADISRVSSNFVDESIKAIKARKDILTDINMVKVGINKYEGEIKCYISHEDAIKLAKEEQITRAAAAMRVAQEEGFDGIIVIGNAPTALFEAINLVENEGMKARSIAGVPVGFVGAAESKEVLAKTKIPHIITKGPKGGTPVAVAIANSLIGLEKLVK, encoded by the coding sequence ATGGGTAACGATTCTATTTTCATGGGTGCATCAACAAAACAGGGCTATGATATAGCCTCTAAAAGTAGAGAAATAGTAAGATCATTAATTGCAGATAAAATAAAAGATCTTTCTCCAGCCGAGCAAAGGATAGTTGAGAGAATAGTTCACTCCACAGCAGATCCTGAATATGCAGATATCAGCAGAGTATCTTCTAATTTTGTAGATGAAAGTATAAAAGCAATTAAAGCCAGGAAAGATATTCTTACAGACATAAATATGGTCAAAGTTGGAATAAATAAATATGAAGGTGAAATAAAGTGCTATATCAGCCATGAAGATGCCATTAAACTTGCAAAAGAAGAACAGATAACTCGAGCAGCCGCTGCAATGCGCGTTGCACAGGAAGAGGGTTTTGATGGAATTATTGTAATTGGAAACGCTCCCACAGCACTTTTTGAAGCTATAAATCTGGTTGAAAATGAAGGTATGAAAGCTAGATCCATTGCAGGGGTCCCAGTTGGATTTGTCGGTGCTGCAGAATCTAAAGAAGTACTTGCAAAAACTAAAATACCTCATATTATAACCAAAGGACCAAAAGGCGGGACCCCAGTTGCAGTGGCCATTGCAAATTCACTTATTGGACTTGAAAAATTAGTTAAATAG
- a CDS encoding MarR family transcriptional regulator: MEKNELIDLDDFLIYQIYGSARLLRFQLQKLLDENEPNFTPEQAFLLYKLYMNDGQSQRQLADKILNDYPNITRLIDKLEKKGYVRREVDENDRRIFKVYMSEEGKSRFNSFIPLIMHQRGKLLENVSSYEEKIVKDVLKRIEQNVQKYSL, encoded by the coding sequence ATGGAAAAAAATGAATTAATTGATCTGGATGACTTTTTGATCTACCAGATCTATGGATCTGCGCGTTTGTTACGATTTCAACTTCAAAAGTTGTTAGATGAGAACGAACCTAATTTCACACCAGAACAGGCATTTTTACTCTATAAATTGTATATGAATGATGGCCAATCACAGAGACAGCTTGCAGACAAAATTCTCAATGATTATCCCAATATAACCCGCCTTATTGACAAGCTGGAAAAGAAGGGATATGTACGCCGAGAAGTCGATGAGAATGACCGCAGGATCTTTAAAGTTTACATGTCCGAGGAGGGTAAATCTCGTTTTAATAGTTTTATTCCTTTGATAATGCATCAAAGAGGAAAGTTACTGGAGAATGTCAGTTCTTATGAAGAAAAAATAGTTAAAGATGTATTAAAGCGTATAGAACAAAATGTACAGAAATATTCTTTATAA
- a CDS encoding YhgE/Pip domain-containing protein → MIKEAIKIFKKDIKTIKQLPLLIIFLIVIICLPSLYILFTIPSAWDPYSQTSNMEVAVVNDDTGYSTNGTRYDIGNMLVDELKNNTNFSWQFVDKETALDGVKNGKYYAALIMPGNFSEDLLSIETTTPQQAKIQYIDNEKLSPIATRLTSAGANEIQTKINDEIVKTIDGIIFGKLSDVGEVAKENKAQFIKLRSFVNELNGKIDIIDSSISEVNSDMGTVQKIWPKVSAALPEIQKYSNYARKNYDSLYNQILFDPQKSLTKVQDMESQVGTTITGLKYVDAILTSLYNATGDSQLESVITQIETNINYANQVLAVLKNIETNIKDGKNPGGKLTELKSLIDQMDDGVNTLAANKASISHKINKAAATLNMVNSKWPTIKSAIPIATAKLNSINEEDIDKLIAFSDTNHGDVKNYFESPVELNKESMYPVNNYGSSLAPFYIALSLWIGGLIAIAMVAVRVKSNIYSVRAAYLGRMNLFLVIGVFQSLLIALGVLLLNVQNSSAALMTLTILIIGMCFMIIMYSVVSIFGSLGKVIAVLLLILQIASSGGIYPAELQSTFFQVIQPYLPMTYAIRTLREVVAGVLWNSYWYNLGVLIISTSIILVLALLITGKIKNSQDLEEKLKDSGLVG, encoded by the coding sequence ATGATAAAAGAAGCAATTAAAATATTTAAAAAGGATATTAAAACGATTAAACAACTCCCACTACTTATAATCTTTTTGATAGTGATTATCTGTTTACCTTCACTGTATATTCTGTTTACTATTCCTTCTGCTTGGGATCCATATTCTCAAACCTCAAATATGGAGGTTGCTGTAGTTAATGATGATACCGGTTATAGTACTAATGGAACACGTTATGATATTGGAAACATGTTAGTTGATGAATTAAAAAATAATACCAATTTTAGCTGGCAGTTTGTTGATAAGGAAACAGCGTTAGATGGCGTTAAAAATGGAAAATATTATGCAGCTTTGATAATGCCTGGTAATTTCAGTGAAGATTTACTTTCCATTGAAACAACAACTCCTCAACAGGCTAAAATACAGTATATAGACAATGAAAAATTGAGTCCTATTGCAACAAGACTTACTAGTGCTGGGGCTAATGAGATACAAACTAAAATTAATGATGAAATAGTTAAAACCATTGATGGAATTATTTTTGGTAAGCTCAGCGATGTAGGGGAAGTGGCTAAAGAAAATAAAGCACAATTCATTAAGTTAAGATCATTTGTAAATGAGTTAAATGGAAAGATAGACATTATAGATTCGTCAATATCAGAAGTAAATTCAGATATGGGCACAGTACAGAAAATATGGCCTAAAGTTAGTGCTGCACTGCCTGAAATACAAAAATATTCCAATTATGCCAGAAAAAATTATGATTCTTTATACAATCAAATTTTATTTGATCCACAGAAATCTTTAACTAAAGTCCAGGACATGGAATCACAGGTCGGCACAACCATAACAGGTCTCAAATATGTTGATGCGATTTTAACAAGTTTATACAATGCAACAGGAGACTCTCAGCTAGAATCTGTCATTACACAAATTGAAACTAATATCAACTATGCAAATCAAGTTCTTGCAGTTTTAAAAAATATAGAAACTAATATAAAAGATGGTAAAAACCCGGGAGGAAAATTAACAGAGCTAAAATCTTTAATTGACCAGATGGATGATGGTGTAAATACCCTCGCAGCAAACAAAGCCAGCATAAGCCATAAAATTAACAAAGCTGCGGCCACATTAAATATGGTTAATTCAAAATGGCCTACAATTAAAAGTGCCATACCTATAGCTACAGCTAAGCTTAATTCGATAAATGAAGAGGACATAGATAAATTAATAGCATTCTCAGATACTAACCATGGTGATGTTAAAAATTACTTTGAAAGCCCAGTAGAATTAAATAAAGAAAGCATGTATCCTGTGAATAATTATGGGTCTAGTCTTGCTCCATTTTATATTGCTTTATCGCTATGGATAGGGGGCCTTATAGCTATAGCTATGGTAGCTGTGCGTGTGAAATCAAATATATATTCTGTTAGGGCTGCTTATTTGGGAAGAATGAATTTATTTTTAGTAATAGGCGTATTTCAGTCATTATTAATAGCATTGGGTGTATTGCTTTTAAATGTACAAAATTCATCAGCAGCACTAATGACATTAACCATATTGATCATAGGCATGTGCTTTATGATAATCATGTATTCTGTGGTTTCAATCTTTGGAAGTCTTGGGAAAGTAATAGCAGTTTTACTGTTGATTTTGCAAATTGCCTCGTCAGGAGGAATTTATCCTGCAGAACTCCAATCCACGTTTTTCCAGGTTATACAGCCATATTTGCCCATGACATATGCTATTAGAACTCTCAGGGAAGTGGTAGCTGGAGTTTTATGGAACAGTTACTGGTACAATTTAGGGGTATTAATTATATCCACAAGCATTATCTTAGTGCTAGCATTGCTAATTACAGGAAAAATAAAAAATTCACAAGATCTAGAAGAAAAATTAAAGGACAGTGGTTTAGTTGGATAA
- a CDS encoding pseudomurein-binding repeat-containing protein: MRKLFFVAVFAMALFLSISNISAANSTNVTTDQVINASTAVKSYVETNHTLPSTVNVSGKQVNMQQFLELSTTAVSNINNNKSNATITLKDYGNATAPSENITSRNITKAEYLDIANRVKSYMDSNGRAPNYATQTSTGDTISFESMVYMYSKVLNYYKTNKVLPNYVSVNSWSTISTPNGANVIGSTSYGYVEKEVYGNLSSNKTIVIIVGVHPQENGIHTAVANALASKSATLSKRYVIYKVHVTQDADDYSKGRMNGQLLAQKFVVPAVSKENPMLVVDVHENHGADSGYEYYRFLYPISSTAITKTYANQIISAMPFLLTYSPPNPTSTQYVTVPIANKGIPTIIYETYMSDSTAKKNSDANAFINALDTKVGSASTGNTTHDTTAPKVTSSTPQNGATGVSRTTTITIKFSENIKSNVNWSKIYMKNMNNGKTVVISKSISGNTLSIKMDLNRYAHNVYQIYIPASAVKDSAGNNLSAGYTLRFMTGA, translated from the coding sequence ATGCGGAAATTGTTCTTTGTAGCAGTATTTGCTATGGCACTTTTTTTAAGTATCAGCAACATATCTGCAGCAAATTCTACAAACGTCACAACAGATCAGGTCATTAATGCATCGACTGCAGTGAAATCATACGTAGAAACAAATCACACACTTCCAAGTACTGTAAATGTATCTGGAAAACAGGTGAACATGCAGCAATTCTTAGAACTTTCAACTACAGCAGTGTCAAATATCAACAATAATAAGTCCAATGCAACAATTACCCTTAAAGACTATGGTAACGCAACTGCTCCATCAGAAAACATTACAAGCAGAAATATCACTAAAGCAGAATATCTAGATATTGCAAACCGCGTTAAGTCTTACATGGATTCCAATGGACGAGCACCTAATTACGCCACACAAACCAGTACTGGAGACACCATAAGCTTCGAATCTATGGTTTATATGTATTCAAAGGTACTTAACTACTACAAAACAAATAAAGTGCTACCAAACTACGTTTCAGTAAATTCATGGTCAACAATTAGTACACCAAATGGCGCAAATGTAATAGGCAGTACAAGCTATGGTTATGTTGAAAAAGAAGTTTACGGGAATCTAAGTTCAAATAAAACCATAGTAATCATAGTAGGTGTACATCCCCAGGAAAATGGAATTCATACCGCTGTTGCAAATGCTCTGGCAAGTAAATCAGCGACTCTCAGTAAAAGGTATGTCATCTACAAGGTTCATGTAACCCAGGATGCAGATGATTACAGCAAAGGAAGAATGAATGGACAGTTATTAGCCCAGAAATTCGTGGTACCTGCTGTTTCTAAAGAAAATCCAATGTTAGTGGTAGATGTTCACGAAAATCACGGTGCAGATAGTGGATATGAATACTACAGATTTTTATATCCAATTTCAAGTACTGCTATAACTAAAACCTATGCTAACCAGATAATCAGTGCTATGCCATTTTTATTGACATACAGCCCACCAAATCCAACAAGTACACAGTACGTTACAGTGCCTATCGCAAATAAAGGAATACCTACCATAATCTATGAAACTTACATGAGTGATTCAACAGCTAAGAAAAACAGTGATGCAAACGCATTTATAAACGCGTTAGACACTAAAGTTGGAAGTGCATCAACTGGAAACACAACACATGATACAACAGCTCCAAAAGTAACTTCAAGCACTCCCCAAAATGGTGCTACTGGAGTTTCAAGGACAACTACTATCACTATCAAATTCAGTGAAAACATTAAATCAAATGTTAACTGGTCTAAAATTTACATGAAAAACATGAATAATGGAAAAACAGTTGTAATCAGCAAATCTATAAGTGGTAACACGCTTTCCATCAAAATGGATTTAAATAGATATGCTCATAATGTGTACCAGATCTATATTCCAGCATCAGCTGTAAAAGACAGTGCAGGTAACAATTTATCTGCAGGATATACATTAAGATTTATGACAGGGGCATGA